Proteins from a genomic interval of Corynebacterium deserti GIMN1.010:
- a CDS encoding AAA family ATPase, producing MSLHIVTGSPGCGKSTWVRNTAKPGDIQIGSDELTNTLTGKSESKHHHDAIVKKVSKAAREAAIQEAIKHRNQVDVWVLISNLTDSQAGQWRRYGASFIVIDPGYDTALQRCKAHRPGYKHRLVDSWYSKRDQWPRDAEIINPGQLITNHDDDALPTTKGATNIHVVTGPPAAGKSTFIREQWKPGDVLIDFDTIANELAGVSPANHTHLQHIKQITKTTRQAAIDAAIKHAGDHTVWIIHSSPSDKLLDHYRTLGAVIDVVDPGKDIVMKRCKAERPPEMLKIAAAWYSKHASIKPKRAKSTTERGYGWQHQQARESLLRKHKDGSLCWWCGKPMYKDKTKNFDGKPLARDHLEAEGARRGSHLDRLLHFTCNSQRQDGSNDHLRPAIARQATSSTPQKIREPVRNGVDLGGLAFQ from the coding sequence ATGTCGCTTCACATCGTCACCGGCAGCCCAGGCTGCGGGAAATCCACCTGGGTACGCAATACCGCAAAACCTGGTGATATTCAGATTGGATCCGACGAGCTCACCAACACGTTGACCGGCAAATCGGAATCAAAGCACCACCATGATGCCATCGTGAAGAAGGTCAGCAAGGCTGCGAGGGAAGCAGCGATCCAGGAAGCAATCAAGCACCGCAACCAGGTTGATGTGTGGGTACTGATCTCCAACCTGACTGACTCGCAGGCAGGACAGTGGCGCCGGTATGGTGCGAGCTTCATTGTCATTGACCCCGGCTACGACACAGCCTTACAGCGCTGCAAAGCGCACAGGCCGGGTTACAAACACAGGCTCGTTGACTCCTGGTATTCGAAGCGTGATCAGTGGCCGCGTGACGCAGAAATCATCAACCCGGGCCAACTCATCACCAACCACGACGACGACGCACTGCCCACCACTAAAGGCGCAACCAACATCCATGTAGTCACCGGCCCACCAGCAGCAGGCAAAAGCACATTCATTCGAGAGCAGTGGAAACCAGGTGACGTGCTCATTGACTTCGACACCATCGCCAACGAACTCGCCGGTGTCTCGCCTGCCAACCACACGCACCTACAACACATCAAACAGATCACCAAAACCACCAGGCAAGCAGCAATAGACGCAGCAATCAAACACGCAGGCGACCACACAGTATGGATCATCCATTCATCACCATCAGATAAGCTCCTCGACCACTACCGCACACTCGGCGCAGTGATCGACGTGGTTGACCCAGGCAAAGATATCGTGATGAAACGCTGCAAAGCGGAACGCCCGCCCGAAATGCTCAAAATCGCAGCAGCCTGGTACAGCAAACACGCAAGCATCAAACCAAAGCGGGCTAAAAGCACCACTGAGCGAGGCTATGGATGGCAACACCAGCAAGCTCGCGAGTCGCTACTGCGCAAGCATAAAGACGGCTCACTCTGCTGGTGGTGTGGCAAACCAATGTACAAAGATAAAACCAAGAATTTCGATGGCAAACCACTCGCACGTGACCACCTCGAAGCCGAGGGAGCACGCAGAGGATCACACCTCGACCGCCTGCTGCACTTCACCTGCAATTCGCAACGCCAAGACGGCAGCAATGACCATCTCCGGCCAGCAATCGCCCGTCAAGCAACCTCTAGCACCCCGCAAAAGATTCGTGAGCCCGTAAGAAACGGCGTTGACCTGGGAGGACTAGCCTTCCAGTGA
- a CDS encoding serine/threonine protein kinase has product MSFKGTNTQRKYDIDCILSNNIECSKYSILQRYLNTDCYGRFTPINTILERMMAAQLELITQAISALGMTEEMPLIDGGQKSVWKGLLSGTPAVAKIILLSGNPGNDQITVTRAQREVELLTDIDSPQVVRTLTDAIQIGEPPEAVAWAEEWLDGSDLTQHLDRQFTSDEVWKLLADLAKGLKEIHSLEVVHRDLSPNNIRWKSDGSFVLMDPGLARHLAKTALTGVFQPGTPGWRSPEHVAGGEPVPSSDIFCLGILAYYCLTTQLPFAINKDPAEQEFELLNCQVSSVQDLRFDLDPDLVSVVDRCLQRQPARRFIDGAELLGELQILGKA; this is encoded by the coding sequence ATGAGTTTTAAAGGTACTAATACTCAGCGCAAGTATGATATCGATTGTATTCTATCTAACAATATCGAGTGTTCTAAATACTCTATTTTGCAAAGATACCTTAACACTGATTGTTATGGTCGATTCACACCTATCAACACAATTTTGGAGAGAATGATGGCAGCGCAGCTTGAATTAATCACCCAGGCAATTTCGGCCCTCGGAATGACAGAGGAAATGCCGCTTATAGATGGAGGTCAAAAAAGTGTTTGGAAAGGACTTCTTAGTGGAACACCAGCTGTTGCTAAGATCATCCTTCTTTCTGGGAATCCAGGAAATGATCAAATTACTGTGACGCGGGCACAACGTGAAGTTGAATTATTAACGGACATTGATTCCCCTCAAGTAGTAAGAACACTCACGGATGCCATTCAGATTGGGGAACCGCCAGAGGCTGTAGCATGGGCAGAAGAGTGGCTAGATGGGTCTGATTTGACTCAACATTTAGACCGCCAATTTACCTCAGATGAAGTTTGGAAATTGCTGGCCGATCTGGCCAAAGGTTTAAAAGAAATTCACAGCCTTGAAGTCGTGCATCGAGATCTATCTCCAAATAATATCCGTTGGAAATCGGATGGATCATTTGTACTTATGGATCCGGGTTTAGCCCGACACTTGGCAAAAACGGCACTAACTGGGGTATTTCAACCTGGAACACCTGGCTGGCGTTCTCCTGAACATGTTGCAGGGGGTGAGCCGGTGCCAAGCAGCGATATATTCTGTCTTGGGATTCTCGCATATTACTGCCTCACTACCCAACTTCCTTTTGCTATTAATAAAGATCCCGCTGAACAAGAGTTCGAGCTACTCAACTGCCAAGTCTCGTCTGTTCAAGACCTACGGTTCGATTTAGATCCAGACCTTGTGTCGGTAGTTGATAGATGCCTGCAGCGACAGCCTGCGCGACGGTTTATCGATGGCGCGGAATTATTGGGTGAATTACAGATACTTGGGAAGGCATAA
- a CDS encoding putative PDDEXK endonuclease: MARSRSRASAKKAGSSFERLIADHLKEELGIQEIDRMPKTGSLDKGDISNVRDSYDRLIAVECKNTTTISLPQWEREAHTEATNYQAHTGITIHKRHGTTAPGSQWVTMTVDDLIKLISHK; the protein is encoded by the coding sequence ATGGCTAGGTCACGTTCACGGGCAAGTGCTAAGAAGGCTGGTTCGTCGTTTGAGCGGCTTATTGCAGATCACCTCAAAGAAGAGCTTGGGATCCAGGAGATCGACCGCATGCCCAAAACAGGCTCCCTGGATAAGGGCGACATATCCAATGTCAGGGACTCATATGATCGGTTGATTGCCGTCGAATGCAAAAACACCACCACAATAAGCCTCCCACAATGGGAGAGGGAAGCCCATACAGAGGCCACCAACTACCAAGCCCACACAGGCATCACCATCCACAAAAGACACGGCACCACCGCGCCGGGCAGTCAATGGGTCACCATGACAGTAGATGACCTCATCAAACTCATCAGCCACAAATGA
- a CDS encoding exonuclease domain-containing protein: MKPKPAFIGLDLETTGLDAHSGAILEVGIIIFDADLMPIAARSWLTNELVEKEAIVSAPVVEVMHEESGLWEDLKTGHTQPLRQVEAEASAWILEAGANKLPMLGSSVTFDRTWLDHHMPNLHRMFHYRSLDATSVLLASTSLYDITNDTINDAKTLLVVDMLDHLNRWDLKPHRALYDLCQSAALVKATLNAVARPPLAPLPERFPAPGGILKTSGKETND, translated from the coding sequence ATGAAACCTAAACCCGCATTCATCGGCCTCGATTTAGAGACCACCGGACTTGATGCCCACTCAGGAGCGATCCTCGAAGTGGGCATCATCATTTTCGACGCAGACCTCATGCCGATAGCAGCGAGATCATGGCTCACCAATGAGCTGGTCGAAAAGGAAGCGATTGTGTCAGCCCCTGTGGTGGAGGTGATGCATGAAGAATCAGGCCTCTGGGAAGACTTGAAGACTGGTCACACTCAACCGCTTAGACAAGTAGAAGCGGAGGCGTCTGCGTGGATCCTCGAAGCTGGAGCAAACAAGCTCCCAATGCTTGGATCGTCAGTGACATTTGATCGCACGTGGCTAGACCACCACATGCCAAATTTGCACCGAATGTTCCACTACCGAAGCCTCGACGCCACCTCAGTCCTACTTGCCTCAACAAGCTTGTACGACATCACCAACGACACCATCAACGACGCGAAGACGCTCCTGGTCGTGGACATGCTCGACCACCTAAACCGCTGGGACCTCAAACCCCACAGAGCACTCTACGACCTATGCCAATCAGCAGCACTCGTGAAAGCAACCCTCAACGCAGTCGCAAGACCACCCCTTGCACCCCTACCTGAACGATTCCCTGCACCCGGAGGAATCCTCAAAACCTCAGGAAAGGAAACCAATGACTAA
- a CDS encoding glutaredoxin domain-containing protein, whose product MYSRPGCMKCRATHKALTKMGVPVTSPQIDEHPDKVELMRSEGWLELPLVEVSTPDGVVRWAGMSAENLNALKYLVSERA is encoded by the coding sequence GTGTATTCGAGGCCTGGGTGTATGAAGTGTCGGGCTACTCATAAGGCGTTGACCAAGATGGGTGTTCCGGTCACATCACCTCAGATTGATGAGCACCCGGACAAAGTCGAGCTGATGCGGAGCGAGGGGTGGTTGGAGTTGCCGCTCGTGGAGGTGTCCACTCCTGATGGTGTTGTTAGGTGGGCTGGTATGTCCGCTGAGAACCTCAACGCTCTGAAGTACCTCGTGTCTGAGCGCGCATGA
- a CDS encoding single-stranded DNA-binding protein, translated as MAIGDTNITVVGNMVADPELRFTPSGAAVCNFRMASTPRSFNRQSNQWEDGEALFLTVNVWRQAAENVAESLSKGMRVIVTGRLKQRSYETREGEKRSVFEVEADEVGPSLTFAYANVHRQTGKQAGQQASPPPAQAATESRGGFGQAAPANDPWNSAPPAGSGGSGGSDDEPPF; from the coding sequence ATGGCGATAGGTGACACGAATATCACGGTTGTGGGGAACATGGTTGCTGACCCGGAGCTGCGTTTTACGCCTTCGGGTGCGGCGGTGTGCAATTTCAGGATGGCGTCGACGCCTCGCTCGTTTAACCGGCAATCCAACCAGTGGGAGGACGGCGAAGCGCTCTTCCTGACAGTGAATGTGTGGCGTCAGGCTGCGGAGAATGTGGCTGAGTCTTTGTCTAAGGGCATGCGCGTTATCGTCACGGGTCGATTGAAGCAGCGTTCTTATGAGACTCGTGAGGGTGAGAAGCGCAGTGTCTTTGAGGTTGAGGCTGATGAGGTGGGGCCGTCGTTGACGTTTGCGTATGCGAATGTGCATCGGCAGACAGGCAAGCAGGCTGGCCAGCAGGCAAGCCCGCCACCAGCGCAAGCGGCAACTGAGTCTCGTGGTGGGTTTGGTCAGGCTGCGCCTGCGAATGATCCGTGGAATTCCGCACCACCAGCAGGCTCAGGTGGCTCCGGTGGAAGCGATGATGAGCCGCCGTTCTGA
- a CDS encoding MerR family transcriptional regulator, translated as MSRQLTYSAGEAAELLGYAKSTLLKHAYAGALEPPFRWHRAGEAVRFVKIDIDRHLGIEEAA; from the coding sequence GTGTCTAGGCAATTGACTTATAGCGCTGGGGAAGCTGCTGAGCTTCTTGGATATGCGAAGTCCACGCTGTTGAAGCACGCATATGCGGGTGCTTTGGAGCCTCCGTTTAGGTGGCATCGAGCTGGTGAAGCCGTTCGCTTCGTGAAGATTGATATTGATCGCCATCTGGGGATTGAGGAGGCAGCGTGA
- a CDS encoding Rha family transcriptional regulator, producing the protein MSLTATTSSIQPALVNTAQDGSLVTDSHIIAVGTDNEHRNVIRLVRKYLTDFETFGRVDFKNQPFNTAGGMQSREIAILNREQAMFAMTLFRNNEIVLDFKKNLIRAFVEMEKQLSTPALSGKQLMAKALIEAQSMMQELETTVQAQATQLEVAAPKVTYHDTYVAESDQLSFRTVASTLEMGEKALRNLLIEKGWIYKESSSRRSQKTGEVIPQYRYSEYADKKPYFIRRQNHDAPRFRGEVDHTLKITPAGAAAIKRAVGKWLRADQPELEVGGRNAA; encoded by the coding sequence ATGTCCCTCACCGCTACCACCTCCAGTATACAACCCGCCCTGGTCAATACCGCCCAAGATGGTTCACTCGTCACCGACAGTCACATCATTGCAGTCGGAACTGACAACGAGCACCGCAATGTAATCCGACTGGTGCGGAAGTACCTCACCGATTTTGAAACCTTCGGAAGGGTCGATTTTAAGAATCAACCCTTTAACACGGCTGGTGGAATGCAGTCCCGAGAAATCGCAATCTTAAACCGTGAACAAGCAATGTTCGCCATGACGCTGTTCCGAAACAACGAGATTGTTCTGGACTTCAAAAAGAATCTCATCCGGGCTTTCGTGGAGATGGAAAAGCAGCTTTCCACACCAGCACTTTCTGGTAAGCAGCTCATGGCGAAAGCCCTGATTGAAGCGCAGTCCATGATGCAGGAACTTGAAACCACCGTCCAGGCACAGGCTACGCAGCTGGAAGTTGCAGCCCCGAAGGTCACCTATCACGACACCTATGTTGCTGAATCCGATCAGCTGAGCTTCCGCACGGTGGCATCCACTTTGGAGATGGGGGAGAAGGCACTCCGCAATCTTTTGATTGAGAAGGGCTGGATCTACAAGGAGAGCTCATCGCGCCGATCACAAAAGACTGGGGAGGTTATTCCTCAGTACCGGTACTCGGAGTATGCGGACAAGAAGCCGTATTTCATTCGTAGGCAGAATCATGATGCTCCGCGTTTCCGTGGCGAGGTTGACCACACGCTAAAGATCACTCCGGCTGGCGCTGCTGCTATTAAACGTGCTGTTGGTAAGTGGCTGCGGGCGGACCAGCCTGAGCTTGAGGTTGGGGGCCGAAATGCTGCATGA
- a CDS encoding cupredoxin domain-containing protein, with protein sequence MIDVQPRTYRFRPGALDAIARSRNFTSDQQLALYVGVRPEHLPLLRSGAEVSERLATRLSALQGDEYYISAWFDPAEESEAA encoded by the coding sequence TTGATTGACGTGCAACCACGCACTTATCGCTTCCGACCTGGAGCACTCGATGCAATCGCACGATCAAGGAACTTCACTTCAGATCAACAGCTTGCGCTGTACGTCGGAGTGAGGCCTGAACATCTGCCCTTGCTTCGCTCCGGTGCAGAAGTATCCGAACGACTCGCCACACGGCTGAGCGCATTGCAGGGTGACGAGTACTACATAAGTGCTTGGTTCGACCCAGCAGAAGAAAGCGAAGCCGCTTAA
- a CDS encoding ImmA/IrrE family metallo-endopeptidase codes for MDLDKLADLIGVRVVETKDLHPSHAGMYIHRRRLILLRAGLDDWNRRSVFAHELAHAYYHDEKHGDPRIENRANRWAAQLLITEDDYRSAELIHGSHPGAIAHELGVNIDVVHTWCDIRIHAGASIPIKYQRES; via the coding sequence TTGGACCTGGACAAACTCGCCGACCTCATCGGCGTCAGAGTCGTCGAAACAAAAGATCTACACCCATCACACGCGGGTATGTATATCCACAGGCGACGCCTTATCCTCCTCCGAGCTGGTCTCGACGATTGGAATCGCCGAAGCGTTTTCGCACACGAACTGGCACATGCCTACTACCATGACGAAAAACACGGGGACCCCCGCATAGAAAATCGAGCCAATCGATGGGCAGCACAGCTTCTGATCACAGAAGATGATTACAGGTCTGCAGAGCTTATCCACGGCTCACACCCCGGTGCGATTGCGCATGAACTTGGAGTCAACATCGATGTCGTGCATACCTGGTGCGATATCCGGATTCATGCCGGTGCATCTATTCCTATTAAGTACCAACGAGAAAGCTAG